The sequence gaGTTTTAGTTAAGGCGCCGCGCCGAAGTTTtcggttttgtttttacattttatttttggtagttAGTTTAGGGGCGTGGGCGCTAGTTAGTGGGTTTTGTTCtgattatttcttttctttggcgACATCCTCGTTCTTTCCTtacttttactttgtttatgtCTTACTTGTTGACTTATCTCTACCGTGTTAATAAATATCGGATATTAATTGTTTCCCTTGTTGTTTGGTTTGTTCCTCCCCACGCCTCAACAGTTGTATCTCATTTAAATGTTGCGGTCATTCCACTGAACAACTTTAAGCACGTAACAATAAGCTTTCAGAACAGAGTTGCTTTTCTGATCCAGCAGCTGTAGACCAGCATCAAACTAGTGCTAACCTCCAAAAACAGGAAACTGATATAGGTCTGTTGCTTCATTTCAGTAAGGTATAGAGGGCTTgacaaaagagatttaactGTATGTTTATACAAACCTTCGACCTGGACAGTTAAAGTACAACCTCTAtccctacccctacccctaaacctaacccaacttattcctaaaatcagagggaaatgagtGGTGAATAAGAATAATGTAGAAGCCCCTAACCTCTGCTGTAagcctacactgtaaaaattgcTGTAAAAAAGGCCACATTTTGACAGTAACAtgctttttttcattaaaacagtaatataccgtagaaaacaatgcattctgggtaatatgtGACGTTTTCGAGAAAGTAGCCTACAGTAATATACTGTGAGTTAACAGCTCTCAAAGTCAACACTCTTAGGCTGTGTTCTAAATCACCCTAAACCCTCATTCaatattccctacattagttcactaatatagtccacctgagagagtgaatgaaaacacgtgtgtgaattcagacactgatgaacacctgctgttaatcAGCAGAATcaatgaaggaaagagaaacaagaacagaaaaagattaaatcaactgaagataaaagaagacattaaatctctcaagatctgattaaacaactccacaaacagtgAATTAACTGTGAACCCATCCCTTAAATCTGATTGGCAGATTGGACTGTTGCTCCAGAATCAACAAGGATGTTTATACAGGAACATGTTCTATTTGGTGAAATCAGGTTCACTGGGTCGTGAAAATAGAAAGTTACTGAGAAATCAGGTCAAGATTAGTTTCCATTCTCTTTCTTTACCTCAATATTCTGTATTGTTACTACTAGATAAAAGCATGTGTTTAATGAAGTGTTGTGGTGATTCTCCACTTTTGTTAAAGCTTTTGCAATGCAGACCTGGACATGTCTGGATGTGAAATGTGTGAATGCAATGTGTGTCAGTGGTTGTGGGTAGTAAGTCCGAAAAACCAGCATGATGCTTCTCGTAAGTCTCTTGAGCATATgttaaaaactgtaaatgtaaCAATTCTACAATTTATGGCTATATCCAGTTTAAAATGTGCATCAAAAAGACAAAATACATGCAACTTGTGTTGTTGGATaagctattattttttttataatattttctaAAGCAATGAACATTAGATAAATGACATGACATTAAATTACAGACACACATATAACAGAAACATAAATAAcccgtgtgtgtttgtggattGTATTGTGTAAGTGTAATGGGTAATCTGTGTTCATGTCTGTTTTGGGTGGGTTTAGTTCTGTTTTCTAGTTTTCAGTTAATTTCCTTGGTTTTTCATTGGTTTGATTATCTGTTGCACCTGTTTTTCATTTCATTGATTTGTTTGGCTTTTGTATTTAAgccctttgttttgttttgttcagttcACTTGTCTCTTGTCAGGTTATACAGATGTTCTGTTCGAGGTTTTCAGTCAAGTGTGTTTCATTTTGAGTTTTGTGTATTAACATTAAATcttaattaataaatgaataaaatctgCTGCAGCTAGATCAGTTTCTCACAACTTCCGCTGACAATAAGCTTACAAACAACATATACCGTATACTTGTCCATTTATAATGCGTGCATTTGTGAAAGTTCATCATAAATATGAGTGTATGTAGTCACTGTCATGTTGAAAAATTGCCCAACAAAGCAGGGAATGAAGAGAGGGTAGCATCTTCTGTTTTATTACATCACACAATGGTGTGTGAATTAATGAAGTCATTGATAAAACACAACTCTTCCATACCTTCAGCACTCATTCATCCCTGTATAAGAACTTCATAGCCACCAAACTTCACTGTGGAAACCAGGTTCCTCTCACTGTACTCCTGTATGAATGAAATGGCATTCATCACCATAACTAGGGCTGTAACAGTTCAAATTACTCACGattttagggtcacggttttgGTACGGTTATGTGCTATATGTCAGTGGTGTGCGGTGGTGTTTTAAAATGAGGAGGCAACATCCTCATTTATGTTCCTGTTTCAAAATTTTCCTGGTTAAgttaacattacataaaaagagagaccaaatacaattctattttgaattttacactatgtaatgttctatttattaaaaccaagtataaatttaatcaagttagtgttttttcTTATTCGCATTTTTAcatattccaaaataataactagtAGTAACAATTAAgcagtaacaatttaaacaatatattattataaaccaatattcagcttttctttttaatagccaatttattttcagcagtcatcaaGCTTGTACACACTGGTAACTCACTCACAGACACAAAGATGCACCTTTAATTTCACCACGCTAAAAAATTGAACCGTACCAATCTCCACCCTTGGTTCGGCACGCACTTGCACCGTGGTTCATCTCAAATCTGACAACGCATATGCATCTATAATATGCTAATGTATATCAACGGATACGCATTCTGGCTTCCCCTAGACTTTTTTCAACACGAGTGTCGTATATACTGTAATATGACATTTACActgtcatcacccgggtgtttaGAGTGCACAAGCGCAGCGCAGGACACGTTGCtatagtttaaaggtgccatcgaacgtttttttacaagatgtaatataagtctaaggtgtcccctgaatgtgtctgtgaagtttcagctcaaaataccccatagatttttttttattaatttttttaaccgcctattttgaggcataattagaaatgcgccgattcaggctgcggcccctttaaattctcgtgctctccgcccacggagcttgcgcttgccttgaacagtgccttaacaaagtttacacagctaatataaccctcaaaatgaatctttacaaagtgtttgtcatgcagcatgtctaatcgcgtaagtacagtgtttattttgatgtttacatttgattctgaatgagtttgaggctatgctccgtggctaacggctaatgctacaccgttggagagatttataaagaatgaagttgtgtttatgaattatacagaccgcaagtgtttaaaaataaaaaaagtgacggctcttgtctccgtgaatacagtaagaaacgatggtaactttaaccccatttaacagtacattagcaacatgctaacaaaacatttagaaagacaatttacaaatatcactaaaaatatcatgatatcatggattatgtcagttattattgctccatctgccatttttcgctattgtttttgcttgcttacctactctgatgattcagctgtgcacagatccagacgttaatactggctgcccttgtctaatgccttgaacatgggctggcatatgcaaatattggggtcatacatattaatgatcccgactgttacgtaacagtcagtgttatgttgagattcgtctgttcttcggaggtcttttaaacaaatgagatttatataagaaggaggaaacaatggagtttgagactcactgtatgtcatttccatgtactgaactcttgttattcaactatgcctagataaattcaatttttaattctagggcatctttaaactaaactcatctAAGCtttgccaatttaaacattcaagtgcaagaagacgCAAAAGAGATCTCAGGCTTGCTGTAAGCGCACAAGCCCACAAACCCATGTCTCAGACAGCACACAAATATTCAGTTCTCTTCAAGTCTTGGCTTAaatggacaaattcacacaaaaattatgtcaacatgcccatcTTGTTGAATATCCTACAGCAAacatagtcagttatgtcttaagtaaaTGTAAACAGTCCAGAAAGATAACACGTGTACAGTATCAGTGTACCAGATCTGTGCattatgtcttaaagtgacagcagcataaTATTCTTGCTGTCtgcaattaaacaacaaaaGGCAAGGAAATCACTCagtgctcttgactgaataacttttgtaactttaataatgattaatctttattttgtacagtgaagattatatccaatgttgttttacattttatatatatatatatatatatacactctaaaaaatgtttctatATAGTACTAAAAGTGGTTTtttggctcgtaatcatagCAGAACCACTTTAAGTGCTGTATAGGGATGACTATGGTCTTAAAAACTACTGCTACTATATAGAGAACCGGTTAAgcccctgtatggttcttcagcggttcttcagtggttctttggggtggttaaggtgctatatagcaccactgccgtacaaagaacctgttaagcacctttaaaggttctttacaaGCCAAAGAACCAGCACCATTACGAGCTGTTTAGCaccatttttgttgaagaaattaaATGATATGGCACCTCTTATGGGTTCCACATAGCACAATTTGACAAAGGTGCtgtagagcagtggttctcaaacctgtcctggggaccccccaccactgcacattttgcatggcatcctcatctaacacacctgattcaagtcatcagctaattagtagagactgcaagagTTGAATTgggtgtgttagatgagggagacatgcaaaatgtgcagtggtggggggtccccaggacaggtttgagaaccactgctgtaGAGCACCTATAAAGATAAGGTGTTACATAGCACCAAAGGTGGTTCCCTTATATGATTACGAGCCAAGAAACACTTttagtgctatatagcacctatgTTTTTagagtgatatatatatacagtacagtccaaaagtttggaaccactaagatttttaatgtttttaaaagaagtttcgtctgctcaccaaggctacatttatttaattaaaaatacagtaaaaacagtaatattgtgaaatattattacaatttaaaataactgtcttctatttgaatatatttcacaaagtaatttattcctgtgatgcaaagctgaattttcagcatcattactccagtcttcagtgtcacatgatccttcagaaatcattctaatatgctgatttgctgctcaataaacatttatgattattttcaatgttgaaaacagttgtgtacttttttttcaggattccttgatgaatagaaagttcaaaagaacagcatttatctgaaatacaaagcttctgtagcattatacactaccgttcaaaagtttggggtcagtaagaatttttatttttatttttttgaaaagaaattaaagaaatgaatacttttattcagcaaggatgcattaaatcaatcaaaagtggcagtaaagacatttataatgttacaaaagattagatttcagataaacactgttcttttgaactttctattcatcaaataatcctgaaaaaaaatattgaacacaaatattttgtacaattgtacacattaaatgtttattgagcagcagatcagcatattagaatgatttctgaaggatcatgtgacactgaagactggaggaatgatgctgaaaattcagctttgcatcacaggaataaattactttgttaaatatattcaaatagaaaacagttattttaaattgtaataatatttcacaatatttctgtttttactgtatttttaattaaataaatgtagccttggtgagcagacgaaacttcttttaaaaacattaaaaatcttagtgtttccaaacttttggactgtactgtatatatatatcatttatttatatttgtatttatatacagtatatatcaaTTTTATTATTGCAGTATggttttcagacttttttacAGCATGACAAGCTTTATTAAATATGACCCCAGGAACAAGGTGatgtagtattttatttttaataaaatgtcacATCAGAATTTTACAGGAAAAAAATCACATCAGAacaccaaaaatacagtagctcTATATTCAGTACAGTGTCTTTCATTGTAGAATGAAGAGCTGCTGGATTCAGTGCAGCAGGAAGTAGGAGAGCAGAGAACAGCAGAGGAACAGGAAGCTCTGAGAGACACTCTGAGCACCGTTACACAGGTTCCCCTCACAACATGAGATGCTCTCAATGTTATGAACATTATGAACTGATTCTGTGGCATCACAAATGGATTTAGATGCACAGCCTTTTACAGAAACTGACTGGCCTCCATAAGCCACtgatggaaagaaagaaaacagagGTTGATTCAGTCTAAGCTGGACATTGGTATATGTGATCTGTGTCAAATGTTTAAACCTAAGAGAGTTTAAAAGATCATGACTTTAATCTTGTTCTTCCTTTTTCAGATTCTCACCTGTTGCTTTAATGCAGTGGTCTTCAGTCCCTAAACAGTTCAAAATGTTTGAGCAGCTCTGTCCATCACAATAGAAACATTTCTTTCCATTGGGATTGGGATCTACAAAGGGAAAACAagtattcttttattttattttctgtacaAAATATCTAATACAACACTTCTTTAGCGGTTCCATTCAATCAGTTCATGACAAGATgcaccttttttttatttcctgaTTGAATGTCCTTTGGAAGTAAAATGAGTGTTAACTTTAAAGAAGATAGTTATTTGCACATGATCATTGAAGTACAATACCTGGAGGATCTTGGGCGTTACACTGGTCTGTGTTACAGCAGGAGGAAGTCACCACTGAAAGGCCGGTATTCATGGACACACTTTGACAGGCAGGAGCACAATCTTTAATCTTCACTTTAGTACTAGTGTCACCTAAAAACATGAATGATACAGGAAAGACCAATTAAACTGCACATTATTTGGatggaaaatgtatttataaatatgaatttaTAAAATTGAGCACTTTTCTCATTTcaaactattttttaaaatataaaatcataATCTGaggaaaaacaaattaaatatcagAAATATATGTAGAATATTCTGCGTTTGAAATTGTAAATTCCACCATAAAAACGAGTAGCGGTTCTGTTGCAGCAAATAACAGCAGCATCTCCAGTAAGTCAAAACAGTAAATTTCAATCATATTGGACTTACCAACTTTTACCACTGCTGTTGAAGTCACACAATAAGAAGATCCAATGGGGCATGTTTTTACCGTTTGTCCCGCACAAGAACCCGTCAGACTGTTGCACTCATAACATCTGAAAGAGTGTCCTGTAGTAATAAAACAGAGACAGATGCATCAGTGATCTGTTATTATTCTCAGTAACatcacaaacattatttgtcttTGTACCTGCAGTGAAAAGAATGAAGAGAAGAAAAACTGAGATTTGCAGATCCATCTTTGATCAGGAGGAGAATGAAATAACGTCTGTTTCAGTGCCCATTTTATAGATTCTCAAAAGGGGAGGATCTTCATGAGAAAGTTTAACAGTAGATATTTCTTGAAACAGAAACTTCAGCTTTCATAATTTTCTTGCTAATGATAAATGATGGTTTAATAAGGAAACTATAAAGAATGAATACTGTACGTCATCTTAAACCAACCTTCTAAAAGTGATAGTTGACCCCAAAAAATcttttattcaccctcatgtcattcaaaacctgtatgaatttctttcttctgtggaacacaaaagtgtTATAATGTACAGGTTTGGCTATATTTCTGAGGGCCAAGTGTGTTTAAAAAGCTTATAAATCaaccaaaacatgtttttatttaagtCTAGTGTTCTACAcatgtttctgtgatgggtaggtttaggggtagggctGGGTTAGGcaatagaaaatatcattaaccTGATCTAAAAACAATAGAAGTCCAtgcaaacattatttaaaatatattcttgtGTTTTGCATAAGAAAGAAAATCTCACATACTTCAGTTTACACATAGATTTAGGTTACCTATGTTCAGCTGTATGTAAAGTTATTGAGAAACCAGGTCAAGTTCtatcatgttttcacttgaatATACTTGTTtcagcattaaaggattagtgcAGTTCAGATGTGTTACACCTACACAGTGTGGGAGTGGAACATGATACAACAGAACCACAGCATTCATTTTCTCTGAAATCATTAGACTTGAgtttttaagggttagttcacccaaaaatgaaatttctgtcattcattaaGTACTCAAGCTATATCCACTGTAAGAACTTTGCTTTGAAAGGTGCAGTGATGTTCATGTCCACTGTATtcctctttatttattttttaataacttattttaggttttcaacataaaaaaagcaaGGAGTATGAAAGCAagaattgtacatttttcaatttaatAGTAgtattataattaacattattatatGCAAGGATCATATACAGCAACCTTTTTTCCATTCATTAAGTGTAACATCATTTGTGAAAGGATGTGGTAAGACCGGATCTTTATCACACTTGTGGCAATAGGGATATACAACATATGCAACATGCAAATATGCTATAGTGACAAGTCAGTTAAAATGTTCACACCGTTAAAACTGCAGAAAGAAGATGGTTTGAGACATATGTTgatgaaatcaaatcaaattagtAGTTTcattttgtacaaaataaaaaaataaaaatgggtCTGGAGTGCACTCCTAATCTTCTGATATATCAAGATATCATTCTAAACAATATTTCAGTACAGACCTATTGAAAATAGCCACCTAAGCAAGCAGTGATTTTTTGAATCATAAGCTCTTCAATATTTTATAAGATATCCTGTATATGTATATCctgtgttttcagtggtgtaagAGCAGGAAATgttcctttttgtttttctgtaatAAAATTTTGCTTGTTGTATGTGATAATCAACAACATAAATatgttttcaaaatgaaaaaaaatgtattacatgtTAGATCAAATGTTCTCACGCATCCTTTAGTCATTGCACATGATTTCACATCACGACAAACAGATGTAAGGGAAGTGTTGTGGTGGTTGCTTTTTTATGGTTCCTTTTTTtgcaagagaaaaaaaacttttgaccgCTGAATGTTTTCAGCCCTGTTGTGCCCTGAATGCAAGTCAGTAGAACCAACtgaaaaacattcagtatttaAAGGGGAGGTtcactggatttttttttctattaatgaaACTGGATTGTGTTtatggggcacagtttaacatgtcttaatgcttcgttatttaaaaaaagccaAATTTTTCCTTTATTCTACACCGCTGTTTCCATTGTCATTTGAACAGCCattttgacttcctgcttctatgaaacTACTCCCTCCGAAATAGCAATGGGCTCAGATTgattagctggcccagtgtatcctGATTCACTGAAGTGTCCGGAAACACCACGCACCTTACCGTTAGTTGTTGCCTGTGGTTCTGTGAAAATATGAATAATGGTGTTTATATTgttgtatcaaattgagcccgaatcagatccagatagcagtaatgatgaagagggtcaagcagaatCTTTGCAAGCACGGTTTTTAAAGAACATTTCTGAATGTATTTCcgtttgtatttgtgtcaaagtgtttagatatgctgtcactttCAATATACGGTTTCATGACTGAGTAGAGGAGCGCGGGGCACAAACTAACACGGGGTTAGTTGTAACACGCATGGTTTAAATACTtccacactgtaaaatgtaattagttgagtttacttagaaagcttaattaaactgttgggtttacataaaaaaaacttaaggagtaagtaagttaactcatcattttgaattgataaaactagctaccacacagtacagagtacttagaaatcttgaggattggtaattcaattttacaaactgagtacttagttcagtcatgttaaaaatcttgttcacattatgtagaaactgccttaaatttctcaagcattttttactcaaagttgcaacaatggaccatacatttatttgtatttattaaactggagatactgttgaaaataataaagtttgatgtcaccatcatggtggaaagtgtttgctttagttgggctcttgaccttgacttttaacattagtgtttctctggctgtcGTAACTCAGTGTTTGTAAGACATAGCTGTTATGGTGAAAAAAGCCAAGAGAAATACTGGGATTGATCCCAGTACAAACCTTGGAATGAAATCTGTGGATTTTTGATGATGACATTATAAGAACAGATCaatcatttagagcccaatctctgagttagatttacgttattgattacagcagcactgtgattctacagcagaatatctgctttatcaatataatccaAAATCCATAAGGtgttctgataaaaaaaaaaaaaaaaatctttcttttaggcacacacagacatcaagaatcagcctgttaatctcaat comes from Chanodichthys erythropterus isolate Z2021 chromosome 22, ASM2448905v1, whole genome shotgun sequence and encodes:
- the LOC137013145 gene encoding urokinase plasminogen activator surface receptor-like, giving the protein MDLQISVFLLFILFTAGHSFRCYECNSLTGSCAGQTVKTCPIGSSYCVTSTAVVKVGDTSTKVKIKDCAPACQSVSMNTGLSVVTSSCCNTDQCNAQDPPDPNPNGKKCFYCDGQSCSNILNCLGTEDHCIKATVAYGGQSVSVKGCASKSICDATESVHNVHNIESISCCEGNLCNGAQSVSQSFLFLCCSLLSYFLLH